The Punica granatum isolate Tunisia-2019 chromosome 4, ASM765513v2, whole genome shotgun sequence sequence CAGTGTGAAATTTTTACCTACTCTCCGGTGTCTTGTCTTTTTACCTTTAACTTTcgagtttttcaattttaattttaattttttcctttcttccagTGTTCTTAAACCTAGCCCGGCAAAGTAGAGGGTATTCTTGTCAACTCATCAAGTCAAATAACCTGATAGTTAAAGTCGTATAAGTTATTCCCAAAAAATACTTTTCTTCTCAGCTTGTCTCTACTGCACGCAAGTTTATCAGCGCTTTCTTTTATTAACGATTACTATAGGTAGAAATAATGTAATTTACGGAAATAAACCTCTAGTGTTTACAAGTAAATAATGCCACATGTTTTGTCCCCATAGATACAAGTTTTTCTGATAAAATTATATGATCCGACATCGCAATGAGAAAATAAGCTTACAAAGTAAATGGGGGACAACTAAACTAACTTATAAGAAAATCTCATAGTTATATGATCTGACCTCACAATAATATAGTGAGGAAGTGTCAGTTGAACTGCTATAATTGAAAAAGATTATGGCAATTACTATGTACACATGCACAAGTGCACTTGATGATCCTTTGAGCACGACGAGGgtgatttcttttaaaatgatGTGTTAAACATGTAACATTGACTTCATGTACTCCTTGATCCTAGGGAGGCGGTGTTTCTCGTTGTAATCGTACATGAGAGGGACCATTCGGGCCGTGTTGAGGGAAGTCCTAaccaaagaaggagaaaatGGGTGGGGGAACAGGCATTCTTTGTCTAAGCTCTTCCACGAATCTGAGATCATCTCCTTCATATGGTCTCTTGCCCCCTCGAGAGAGCAACTAGGGTTCTCCTTCATGTAGTAGTCCAAATACGACCCATCGTGCCCTTCTTGATTCTCATCGTGCAGAAAAATCCAAtacagaaatatatatatatatatatatatatatatatattcatctatTTATAAAAGATAAAGGCTAAAatctcatcaatgaaatccGACGCAAATGCTGATACGTAAATCCCTGACTTCTCATTCTCCAGCTCGTTGTATTCTTGAAAGGCTGCATACGAACATTACTTTATCCAAAAATTGTTtcataataaagaaaatttttattttttaaggagACTTTTTTACAATACGCGAACActtacaaaaaattttaatgttTGTACCGAGCCCTTTGTTTTCCCTTCCGTTATTCCCTATTACGCTCCTCACTTCTCCTGTACCCGAAAGAAGAAAGTGAACGATCGTGTTTTGTTCTTGAACACATGCGCTTCATGAGAAACAGTAAAAGAGATGCACATCTTTGTACGAACCAGGAAATTCTGACCATATATTATTTTGTCAGCCAGCTAGTGAACATACCTTGGCACATCCAAGGTCATCCCAAAGATGTAGAATCTTCCCTGTCGAGGATGAAATTTCTGGAAAGTGGTTCAGCATCATATCGAGACTCTGTTGATTCAGACCTTCAGACAATAATCTGAACGAATGGACCATCACTATATGCACACCGAAGCTAACTATTGCGTTCTTCAAGTACTCATCGGCCAAAGGAGACTGGTGGTGATGCAGCAGAtgacctggcaagtcggtacttggaggaaaataggttctgacgaccctatcttgaaggaaacggcctccaaagcaaaactcacagccttcggctgtgaaaagacgagattttgACTGAATTCGATCGTTTAAGGCCTCCAACgagcaattttatgttaattagggctttttttctattttaggaaataatttatctttaagaatatttttagaaaatagttatttttaagaatatttttatttctttcgatatattctcgttttctctatttaaatgatgtaagccctagggcaaagGGGAGTAGAGTCGTCTTTcagattattaataaaattcagaaCTTTCTTGCTTTGTCCAATTTCGGATCGATTCAAGTTTGATCCCTATTTCTTGGTATTCGTaaaatcaacaggtatagaaggttgtagtttcggtattcgtgcgcgaatcaacgggtctgtgacggttacacgcgttgtacgctgcgttagttggtatcaaagcctacAGTTCGTTCTTGGATCAACGATGCCTCCCAAGATGAGGGATCGTGTGGAAAATGTTCATGACCATGAAAATCTGCGACATCTGGAGCAGAGGCTGGATCAGCTGGATCAGAAGATGGATCGTATGATGGAGCAGCTAACACAGCAAATGGCTGCACTTTTGGAGAATCAGAATCAGAGAAACCCTAATCTGAATTTTGACCCTGATCGAGAGGAAATCGAGTATGATTCCAATTTTGAAGGGGGTGCGACTTTATTTTCCGAAGAGAATTCATCCGATGAAGCATTTTTTTGTAGCGGGAGGCGATGGAGAGCCCAAGTtcgacgaggaggaggagactgTGACAGGAATTGGGATTGGGGCAGCGGTGATGATAACTAAATCTATCAAGGAATTGCGGGATCTTGGTGAATGTTTGCCGAATCTTGACAGTGGAAataggggtggcaattcgtgtcgtgtcgtgtttatacatatcgtgtctaaacgggttcgtgtcatcgaagtcataacccgtacacgacactaTTATTAAACGTGTTAGGTTTTGAAAAcccatacacgacacgtttatatccatgtcaacccgtttagacacgtttaaacccgtTTATCGAAACATGTCATAATATGTACACGTATATATGACACGATTATAAATGTTATCAAgacacgttaacacaacttgtttatccgatcaactcaGTTACCCGAATACATTAACATGACATGTTTAtccgattaactcgtttatccgaacacgttaacacgacatgtttacatgttaacacgacatgtgttggattgggtgaaaaaaaggaaaggaaattaggttagggacttaggaagttaggattacatgaggatattttggtaaatccaaatacataaacaaGTTAATGGGTTATatgattatagtaacacgattaagcatgtttaaataaataggtttaatcgtgtataatcgggttatacgggttcaacccgataagacacgcttattaatcgtgtttaaacgggttgGACTTGTTTAGACCGATTATAAAAAATGTCCAAcccaaacccgtttaactccgtgtcgtattatcgtgtcgtgtgaaATATTGCCAGCCCTAAGTGGGAACCTTGATTGCACCCGTTCTGGACCACGTTCAGCTTTTGATAGCAATGTCATTTATCAGTTTGAGATAATGGAATATATTCTTGATTTTGACTTCGATGGGCATGGGGAAAATCATGTTGCTGATTTTATCTCTAGACTCTTAGGGCGAATTCGAGGGCAATTCTCTCCATCCATGGGAGAATGATACAGCAGATGACTTGGCAAGTCGGtacttggagaaaaataggttctgacgaccctatctCGAAGGAAACAGCCTccagagcaaaactcacagctTTTGGCTGTGAAAAGACAAGATTTTGACCGAATTCAATGGTTTAAGGCCTCAAAtgggcaattttatgttaattacggttttttttctattttaggaaataatttatctttaagaatatttttagaaaatagtttatttttaagaatatttttaggaaatagtttatctttaagaatatttttatttctttcgatatattctcgttttctctatttaaacgatgtaagccctagggcaaagGGGAGTAGAGTCGTCTTTcagattattaataaaattcagagctttcttACTTTGTTCAATCTcggatcgattcgagtttgatgcctatttcctggtattcgtagaatcaacaggtatagaaggttgtagttccggtattcgtgcgcgaatcaacgtgtctgtgacggttacacgcgttgtacgctgcgtcaggtGGGAAATGAACCATCTCGCTTTCACCAAGAATGCATCACACAAGCTCGCCCACTGCGACAGTAATCGATTAAAATGTAGATGAAtgtataaagaaaattataaaatacttttttcataaaacTCTCGCCTTCTAGCTGAAAGCGAAGATATCGAAATGGTCCTTTAATAATTTGATAAAGATATatgtaagaatatatatattttttagaaaaaactgataaaaattCATACTTCTAAATACAGCTTTtagaaaattgcaaaaatttTCATGACGCGGCATTTCGACAATATTGAACtgaaatatagaaaattcgCTACAAAATTTACCGATTTCCTGAGTAAATTTGACGGATTCCATCCATACTTTTTAAAGACGTTGGAGCTGATTTCATTTGTAATGTCATGTAGGACCCTGAAACATGTCTTCATGTAATGGGGCAGTTCTTCGGCACATTCCCATCTGAGTACGTAAAATAGCGGAATTATGGTTCAAATTTTCTGAATGACATGAATAATCATGATTGAAGGGATAAATACAGTGTATATATTACTGTGTTGtatgagtatatatatatatatatatataattaattaattacctgTTGATGGTTTGTGCGAAAAGAATAAGTTCATTAGGAGACCCATACACATCGAAGACGTCATCGATGATGTAGATCATGGCGATGGCCTTTGTGAGATCCACTCTCTCTTGTGACAAGCTCGGGTCCGATAGTATTGCCATTGGCCACATATACCATTTCATTGGCTGGTCTCCTGCGAACTTCAACTCTTTTGCTAACCCTAGATCTGTCCACCACCTATACATAATTTGTTCATTGATCCGATCATGTACAataatgttatatatatgtatatatatctgtataaAACGACTTTGAGGTGTACAATCTATTAGTTGAGATTAATTCTAGTCAGGTTCGTCTACTCGTAGCACAATTTGCTAATTAAGTCGCACCTCAGCATTGCAGTGACAATTAGATATTAATATAAGCGTAATGGCATGAGATAtagttaattttaatttactgGTGTACATTTTAGGTGTGTATCATGATATTCAAAAGTCTAATGACCTTTAACTATTACTGTTCAAGCTTGATCGGTCTACTAAAGGATAAATGTTTTCTAAcatggattttttttcatttacaataCTCGAATTCGTGTCCAATCATTTGAACCATGGTATTTATTGGTGTACTTAGTTCCATGAGAAgccaaattatcaaaaaaaattttaaaagtggGCCCGACCTAGCTACTTGAAGTGTACTAGGGAAAACTGTGGAGACCAAATGGGGTCTTTTTCCTTCCATGCTTCCCTTAGCCAGCTCACTGGTGTACATGATGGAAGTTCTCTGTACAAAGCATTTCCGTTGTCTTAATTGTGTCTTAGGGTCCCACATCATTAATCTAATTCTACTCtcggtgttttttttttcagtggattttttttttcggttcaTCATTAATCTAATTCTTATTATCCCAAACTCAAGTTTTACTAATGACCCCAACCCTCAGCTATAAAGTCGATTTTGGTCAAATGTCTAATTAATGGACGTAAGTCTAAGTTGCATGGAAAAGTGAAGTTTTCACTCAAATTttacaagaaaagaaaaatccctAGGCCCGAAATCCTTTTCGGTGCAGCCAGCTAGCTAGATTTCTCGCATAAAACATACAGTACACTAGTAATGGAGAAAAAAGGGCTGCTCTCAATCTAAACTAAAAGGTTTCAAATCCGATTTTCATTAGAGACTATTCAATTTCCATATACTTTTAGTTTTCCCCCCTCAGTTTTCCCTATCCTCTACTTTGGCCCATACTACTACCTTATAAAGTAGGAAAGGGCATGGGACAATACTGTAATAATTTATAGCCTGAACTGTACGCGATCCGGATTTtgggaaaagaaattttgcaCGCCCTTATACCCGTAACCAACAATGGACAATGCATGAGTTGatacttattattattgtctGATGGTAcatgaattaattattaataactTACTTGGAGATTTGTCGGATTTCGGTCTGATTAATGGACTGAACCAAGTTCGAGTCCAAAATGGCCAGCTCCCCGATTGTTCTGGTCCACTCATAGGGCCCTGTGAAATAATACTGGAAGCTCATGGAATTGAATCTTGGCATGCTCTTGTGGAAGGGATTTGACAATGTTTTCCTCACAAGCTCGCCTAATACTTGAGAACTCATGCCGTTACCAACGTATAGAAATTTATCTGCTGACAGGGATAGGGCTCTCCTTGTGAAGTCGGCAGCCTCGTCGAGTATATCTTCCGCTTGTACTCCCAAATGCGAAGCTTCATACAAGCTCGTTAGCCCAAAAATGTCCTTGCACAACTTCAGATCGAACACATATCCACTATAATTATCTTCTTTAATCATGAAGCTCTGAAAGATATCTGATACGGCCAAGGACAACAAGAAAAGGAATTATTGTAACTTAATGTGTATTTTAATCTAATGGCATAAGGGGAACTCTTCACCACTCCATATGATCGAAGACCCATTTAACTTCACCCCGAGAATTAATTAGGCCGGCATATCCAGGGGCCATACACTGATAAGTGGTTGGAGTATTAATTTATTGCTTGTGCGAGGAGAGGgcccgggggggggggggggggggggggggggggggggggggggggggggggggggtgggggtgggggtgggtGTGGGGGATTGGGGGGTTTCAGTGTATTTTTTTCTCGATCTGATCAAGTAAGTAGAATTTGTATCAGTTTGGTTTTCGTTAGTTGTTTGATTTTATCATTCTCTTCTTTGTTTATCCGGTGCTAGGATCACGAAAGTCTTGTATACTAGAAAGGAAAAAACCTTAAGTACGTGCGGTATCcttaaattagaaaatgacTTGACCGACTATGTTCGAAAGGTGTATGGttgttttttttcatctttctgGCTACAAAAGAGGTCATGTAGCAAGAGATGGGGAGGGATACGTAATAAGAAACACCAAAAGTTTCATTTCGAAGATTATACCAAAAATATCTTGTTGCATTAAATTCAGTCAATCCTGCCCAGAAATATGTCCATTTTCTCAACCAATTTGGCATTTTTTTAACTTGAATTGCATATACCTGCATATTTCTACTTATATGTAATCGACCCAAAGCTTCACGAATTATTTATTCAATAACGTTTCTTTCCTTCAGAGCTTGTTTGGATAACCCTCCCAAATTCATAACCCTTCGTAACCCACAATCCAGAGAAGCTGCTTAAGTAGAGACCATCGCACCACTTTCTCTTGAAGATGTCAAATCCGCCTGTCGATCACCGGCAAAAAGATCCAAGGGAAATCTAAGGAGTTTTTTCTTTGTAGAGGTTTCGCATCAAATTTGTCATCCCATTCCTATCAGATATAACCTAAAACGTGCTTTTACGTGAGTAGCGCGGTGATAGGGTCGAGTTGGGCATTGAAGACATAAGGGGGACTTCCGGCCTCCATTGCTGTATCTATTCTATATTAGAAGAGTTCCTCTATTCTACCTCTAGTTTGCGTATTACATGCCAATTTCCTTAATGGGAAATAAGTTCCTCTTTTACGAAACTCCTAAGTAACAGTGATTTATGTCcaatataaacatatatatgtaaaatctCATGcggataaaaggaaaaaaaaaaattgtatgtCGTTCTATATACTTACGAACCTGCAGCACGtattagccttcttgccttagATGTCGAAAACAAAGTGCTGCCTCATATAGACTGTTGCTGCTCCTGCTCGGGTGACCATCAAAAGTGGAAATATGAAGTTGTTCCTGCAGAAGGATCTGTGTCTCCTCTTCAAAGTGGTAGGCAATGCCAAGGCGTTGGAGAGCATCCACCATAACTAGACTTTCTAAAGAGCCCTTCCCCGCTTTTTCGATTAAATGCCTCGCTTCCTCCAGCCTCCACTCGTGTAAACCTTCGGAACCACCCTGCACAGGCATCGCCATACATTTAATATCGAGAAATATATAGTTATCGGGCAATTGCCCCATCacatgtaaaaaaaatagcTATATAAAGTCATGTGCACTCAGATATTGATAGTTTAGTGGCGCGTGTCTTTTTAACTGGCCAGTACTTAACCGTGACTTTGCCAACACTTGGAAGACGAGAGGCTCCCAAAGGGTGGGAAACCTGGCGACCGTAAGGGGCAGCCCTCGACTTATTATAGTTGATCGGCCGAGACATACTGCACTCTTGGTAATCAGACCTTATAATGGGCGGTCGTGACAATCTTGAGGTCGGAATTGGTTGTTGGGCAGGAGTAAATAAGGCTCAAGACAAGGCCATGGATATGAGATCAATTGATCGGAGGAGAAAAGGAAGTGACGCAGCGGAACTAATTGCGatctgttgattcgcgcaAGAATATCAGACAACAACCTTCTAcaacctgttgattctacgaatatcaagaaatatgcatcaaactcgaatcaaatccaAGATTGGACGAAAGAGCACGGTAGCTCCAAGactttattgataattcgAATAATCTGTCTTAGCCCTAGGACTTACATcgtttaaatagagaaaacaaaaatataacgaaaaaaaataaaatattctttaaAGTAAACTATTTcttaaaatagtaaaaaaaaccctaaataacataaaattacctgtttgaggccctaaacaacggaatttgccttaaatatcgaaaaatcacggtaAAACAGTGAGTTTTGTTTCGGATGCCATTTCCCTTGACATAGGatcgtcagaacctatttttctctagGTACCGGATTGCCGCTTCTTCTACCGCATCAAGAAGCCTAGGACGATCGATGTTCTTTGATGtatgagaagaagaataacaacaagaagaagaacataAATTAGGAGAGAAGCTGGCACAATGAGAAACAAGTTTTAAGTGCTATCTATAGGACAATTGGTACTGTTCACtgcaattattttattgatttggaCGCTATCCAAGCCAAGAGGAACGTGCCCATGCTTTGCATGTTCAACGGTTTAGCGAAATTAAATAATGGCGATTGCTGATCGTCGTGTTTGGTCTCCCATTTTCCACTTAAAATATCTTCTAGCACGAAGCTGGAACTGCGGGTGCAGCATTATTATAGAGAAGGAAATACCTAGGCAGATTGGTTGGTGGGACGTGCCTTTTCGCTCCTAAGTATTCATATTGGTATATCCTTCATAAGGATCCAAAAGATCTGGGACTTTGGGTTTAGGCAACATTATAGGGGCCTCTATATCCCCCTTTGtaacttttaaattgttttaGGGCT is a genomic window containing:
- the LOC116204291 gene encoding probable terpene synthase 13 — its product is MAMPVQGGSEGLHEWRLEEARHLIEKAGKGSLESLVMVDALQRLGIAYHFEEETQILLQEQLHISTFDGHPSRSSNNIFQSFMIKEDNYSGYVFDLKLCKDIFGLTSLYEASHLGVQAEDILDEAADFTRRALSLSADKFLYVGNGMSSQVLGELVRKTLSNPFHKSMPRFNSMSFQYYFTGPYEWTRTIGELAILDSNLVQSINQTEIRQISKWWTDLGLAKELKFAGDQPMKWYMWPMAILSDPSLSQERVDLTKAIAMIYIIDDVFDVYGSPNELILFAQTINRKFEP